In Brevundimonas sp. SGAir0440, one DNA window encodes the following:
- a CDS encoding acyltransferase encodes MNTLSGPLPATHRRFEALDSLRGVCAILVVMFHMPVASHWRDWGFIQHSYLFVDYFFVLSGFVIAHAYANRLKSGRDAGRFMVRRLGRIWPLHLLMLAAFIGLELARLILHFDSAPPFTRDRSIEAIFTNLALIQAWHVHPYLTWNGPSWTLSAEWACYLIFAGLVLIAPKRFRWIGLVLAIIGGALVLSYARRWMNTTYDFAVPRAVYGFFLGCLLQGLWTRLPRLKGGAATLLEIAAIVATCVFIGYAEGPITVAVTLIFVALIWVFAGEEGALSRVLDHPALVTLGRWSFAIYMVHMFILTVMMIVARKLELVPVRRIDFGSVWLNDLFAVAMFGFIVAVAVVAHRLVEQPAQRMIDRWTKPKAA; translated from the coding sequence GTGAACACACTGTCCGGACCCCTTCCTGCCACCCATCGCCGTTTCGAGGCCTTGGATTCCCTGCGGGGTGTGTGCGCTATCCTTGTCGTGATGTTCCACATGCCGGTCGCAAGTCACTGGCGCGACTGGGGTTTCATTCAGCATTCCTATTTGTTCGTCGACTATTTCTTCGTCCTGTCGGGCTTCGTCATCGCCCATGCCTATGCGAACCGACTGAAGTCGGGACGCGACGCCGGGCGGTTCATGGTGCGGCGCTTAGGGCGGATCTGGCCGCTGCACCTGCTGATGCTGGCGGCCTTTATCGGGCTGGAGCTGGCGCGTCTGATCTTGCATTTCGACAGCGCGCCGCCGTTCACGCGGGATCGGTCGATCGAGGCGATCTTCACCAATCTGGCCCTGATCCAGGCCTGGCACGTGCATCCCTATCTGACCTGGAACGGGCCGTCGTGGACGCTCAGCGCCGAATGGGCCTGCTATCTGATCTTCGCGGGGTTGGTGCTGATCGCGCCCAAACGGTTCCGTTGGATCGGGCTGGTGCTGGCGATCATCGGCGGGGCGTTGGTGCTCAGCTACGCCCGGCGCTGGATGAACACGACCTATGACTTCGCCGTGCCGCGCGCAGTCTATGGGTTCTTCCTGGGCTGCCTGCTGCAAGGGCTCTGGACCCGCCTTCCGCGGCTCAAGGGCGGGGCCGCGACTCTGTTGGAGATTGCGGCCATCGTCGCGACCTGCGTCTTCATCGGCTATGCTGAGGGGCCGATCACCGTGGCCGTCACACTGATCTTCGTGGCGCTGATCTGGGTCTTCGCCGGCGAGGAGGGGGCGCTGTCGCGCGTGCTGGACCATCCGGCTCTGGTCACCCTGGGGCGATGGTCGTTCGCCATCTACATGGTTCACATGTTCATCCTGACCGTGATGATGATCGTGGCCAGGAAGCTAGAATTGGTCCCGGTGCGACGCATCGACTTCGGCTCGGTCTGGCTGAACGACCTGTTCGCCGTCGCCATGTTCGGCTTTATCGTCGCGGTCGCCGTGGTGGCGCACCGACTGGTCGAGCAGCCGGCCCAGCGCATGATCGATCGCTGGACCAAGCCGAAGGCGGCCTGA
- a CDS encoding DUF1801 domain-containing protein: MSAIDDPRRRSDAHAVAALMAQITGEQAVLWGSSIVGFGNDGGPKGGWPLISFSPRKANLVLYVAGDFPERAELIARLGKVKTGVGCLYVPRLKDVDQAVLRDLCGRAVRAVKASSD, from the coding sequence TTGTCTGCGATCGACGATCCACGCCGCCGGTCTGATGCTCATGCCGTCGCCGCGCTGATGGCTCAGATCACCGGTGAACAAGCCGTGCTCTGGGGATCGTCTATCGTCGGGTTCGGCAATGACGGCGGCCCCAAGGGCGGCTGGCCGCTGATCAGTTTCTCGCCGCGAAAAGCCAACCTGGTGCTTTATGTCGCTGGGGATTTCCCCGAACGAGCCGAGCTTATCGCCCGCTTGGGCAAGGTGAAGACCGGCGTGGGCTGCCTTTATGTTCCGCGTCTGAAAGATGTCGATCAGGCGGTGCTGCGGGACCTTTGCGGTCGCGCTGTTCGCGCGGTCAAAGCCAGCTCGGACTGA